A single region of the Neodiprion pinetum isolate iyNeoPine1 chromosome 5, iyNeoPine1.2, whole genome shotgun sequence genome encodes:
- the LOC124220746 gene encoding uncharacterized protein isoform X2: protein MLPKQDSEYQATLVPWWQRVWSSYYPPPHQPPVFSAGFISWILSMIAAIGVLGFVTSPQTMQNIFSELLLAARDLPFIVRHGFTWSTNRVREAMSCDRGTAVEDSEISSVCDDCRSDLSADVTRGASSRRDVRPVSYGTNWTPRPTYSGYKESQRKYQEKTIRTSAVTVAGGTIRHDDEKLSPRQLRHRRGCHTVVPSNSSDKSSGC, encoded by the exons ATGCTTCCGAAACAGGACTCCGAGTATCAGGCCACCCTGGTTCCTTGGTGGCAGCGCGTTTGGTCCTCGTACTACCCACCACCCCATCAACCACCGGTATTTTCCGCCGGATTCATCAGCTGGATACTCTCGATGATTGCGGCCATCGGTGTGCTTGGATTTGTCACGTCTCCTCAGACGAtgcagaatattttttcagagcTGCTTCTCGCGGCTCGTGACCTGCCGTTCATCGTTAGACACGGTTTCACCTGGTCAACGAACAG GGTTAGAGAGGCGATGTCATGCGACAGAGGGACCGCCGTTGAGGACAGTGAAATCAGCTCTGTCTGCGACGATTGTCGATCGGATTTGTCGGCCGACGTTACTCGGGGGGCTTCGAGTCGCCGTGATGTTCGTCCCGTTTCTTACGGAACCAACTGGACTCCCAGACCCACGTATTCCGGGTACAAAGAGTCGCAGCGAAAGTACCAAGAGAAGACAATCCGCACATCTGCAGTAACGGTTGCCGGTGGTACGATCCGTCACGATGACGAGAAATTGTCGCCGAGACAACTGCGGCATCGACGAGGCTGTCACACAGTAGTTCCGAGCAATTCCAGCGACAAGTCAAGCGGGTGCTGA
- the LOC124220744 gene encoding sodium- and chloride-dependent GABA transporter 1 isoform X1, whose translation MWKFSMGPGMSEKMYYWGEEREVADSEQTFIEFKAKPSSAGESSRAIPKMVVSPPQGEITGAGSRGEDVERGGWDNKLDFLFSCISVSVGLGNVWRFPYLCYKNGGGAFLVTYGIAMIFCGIPIFFQEVAIGQYLGAGGMTLVGQLCPLLQGVGYATMTIVFFLDVYYCIIIAWTLFYLIATFANLPGLPWSGCGNWWNTESCFSAEEAIQDLEKHANATTSTSSNQTVHHTTPVEEYWDRRVLGITGGIEEIGGMQWELLGCLVLGWLLVYAIIRRGLHQSGKIIWFSALFPYVVLFILLGRAVTLDGAADGLLYYVTPRWEELLTPGPWIDGATQIFFAYSIGTGALPALGSYNKFHHNCYKDALITCVVNTLTCLLAGCVTFSILGHIAMEQNTEVSEVVKSGPGLVFLTYPEVVLKLPGAPIWAIIFFVMLIILGIDSEFCIVESFITGVVDNWPDTLRPHRNKFTVAICLLMFCMGVPMVTHGGVYIFQLMDFYSASGMSILWVCFFQTIAISWIFGTRKFCDCVHQMMGIRPNRFWYICWLVFAPVVMAFIFVFQCVQYKPLKYGSTYEYPLWAEVVGFILSFSSMIWIPAYAVYYVIASPGSFMENILKGLKPNIKSRAKLPKGEKSAIIPMSESSAGLISKNNSFLSQ comes from the exons ATGTGGAAATTCAGCATGGGTCC CGGCATGTCAGAAAAAATGTACTATTGGGGAGAGGAACGGGAGGTGGCGGACTCGGAGCAGACCTTCATCGAGTTCAAGGCGAAACCCTCGTCAGCAGGAGAGTCGTCACGGGCAATCCCGAAGATGGTGGTGTCGCCGCCGCAAGGGGAGATAACGGGCGCTGGTAGTCGGGGTGAGGACGTGGAACGCGGTGGCTGGGACAACAAGCTGGACTTCCTGTTCTCGTGCATCAGCGTCTCGGTGGGCCTCGGAAACGTCTGGAGGTTTCCTTACCTCTGCTACAAGAACGGAGGAG GTGCTTTCCTCGTCACTTATGGAATCGCGATGATCTTTTGTGGGATTCCGATATTCTTCCAGGAGGTTGCGATCGGTCAGTACCTCGGCGCCGGTGGAATGACCCTCGTCGGTCAGCTGTGCCCTTTGCTCCAAG GGGTCGGCTACGCGACCATGACGATCGTCTTCTTCCTCGACGTTTACTACTGCATCATCATCGCCTGGACCTTGTTCTACCTGATCGCAACCTTCGCCAATCTTCCCGGTCTGCCTTGGAGCGGTTGTG GTAACTGGTGGAACACGGAAAGCTGCTTCAGCGCCGAGGAGGCTATTCAGGATCTTGAGAAACACGCGAACGCGACAACGTCGACGTCGAGCAATCAGACCGTGCACCATACAACGCCAGTCGAGGAGTATTGGGA TCGACGCGTTCTTGGAATAACTGGAGGCATCGAGGAAATCGGTGGAATGCAGTGGGAACTCCTGGGGTGTCTAGTTTTAGGCTGGCTACTAGTATACGCGATAATACGACGCGGGCTTCATCAGAGCGGCAAGATCATCTGGTTCTCGGCCCTCTTTCCGTACGTAGTACTGTTCATTCTTCTCGGTCGTGCCGTGACCTTGGACGGTGCTGCGGATGGGCTTCTTTACTACGTAACACCGCGATGGGAGGAGCTACTGACTCCTGGACCCTGGATCGACGGTGCGACGCAGATATTCTTCGCTTACAGCATCGGGACTGGGGCTCTTCCGGCTCTCGGATCGTACAACAAGTTCCATCACAACTGTTACAA GGACGCTCTGATCACCTGCGTCGTCAACACTCTGACCTGTCTGCTGGCCGGTTGCGTCACCTTCTCCATCCTCGGCCACATTGCCATGGAACAGAACACCGAGGTATCCGAAGTCGTCAAGAGCGGACCTGGCCTCGTTTTCCTGACCTACCCCGAAGTTGTGCTCAAGCTGCCTGGAGCACCAATTTGGGCGATAATATTCTTCGTCATGCTTATA ATTCTTGGCATAGACAGCGAGTTCTGTATCGTGGAATCGTTCATCACCGGTGTCGTTGACAATTGGCCCGACACCCTTCGCCCTCATCGTAACAAGTTTACGGTCGCCATATGCTTGCTGATGTTCTGCATGGGGGTTCCCATGGTCACGCAC GGCGGAGTCTATATCTTTCAGTTGATGGACTTCTACTCGGCGAGCGGAATGTCGATCCTCTGGGTTTGCTTCTTTCAGACAATAGCGATATCGTGGATATTCGGTACTCGGAAGTTTTGTGACTGTGTTCATCAAATGATGGGTATTCGTCCCAATAGATTCTGGTACATATGCTGGCTGGTTTTTGCCCCTGTTGTTATGGCG TTTATATTCGTATTTCAATGCGTCCAATACAAGCCGTTGAAGTACGGCAGTACTTACGAATACCCATTGTGGGCTGAGGTGGTTGGATTCATTCTTAGTTTCTCGTCTATGATTTGGATACCAGCCTACGCCGTGTACTACGTCATTGCATCGCCAGGATCGTTCATGGAG aaTATCCTGAAGGGATTGAAGCCGAACATAAAATCCAGAGCTAAACTACCGAAGGGTGAAAAATCTGCGATCATTCCCATGTCCGAGAGTAGCGCCGGGctgatttcaaaaaacaaCAGCTTTCTCAGTCAGTAA
- the LOC124220744 gene encoding sodium- and chloride-dependent GABA transporter 1 isoform X2 — protein sequence MSEKMYYWGEEREVADSEQTFIEFKAKPSSAGESSRAIPKMVVSPPQGEITGAGSRGEDVERGGWDNKLDFLFSCISVSVGLGNVWRFPYLCYKNGGGAFLVTYGIAMIFCGIPIFFQEVAIGQYLGAGGMTLVGQLCPLLQGVGYATMTIVFFLDVYYCIIIAWTLFYLIATFANLPGLPWSGCGNWWNTESCFSAEEAIQDLEKHANATTSTSSNQTVHHTTPVEEYWDRRVLGITGGIEEIGGMQWELLGCLVLGWLLVYAIIRRGLHQSGKIIWFSALFPYVVLFILLGRAVTLDGAADGLLYYVTPRWEELLTPGPWIDGATQIFFAYSIGTGALPALGSYNKFHHNCYKDALITCVVNTLTCLLAGCVTFSILGHIAMEQNTEVSEVVKSGPGLVFLTYPEVVLKLPGAPIWAIIFFVMLIILGIDSEFCIVESFITGVVDNWPDTLRPHRNKFTVAICLLMFCMGVPMVTHGGVYIFQLMDFYSASGMSILWVCFFQTIAISWIFGTRKFCDCVHQMMGIRPNRFWYICWLVFAPVVMAFIFVFQCVQYKPLKYGSTYEYPLWAEVVGFILSFSSMIWIPAYAVYYVIASPGSFMENILKGLKPNIKSRAKLPKGEKSAIIPMSESSAGLISKNNSFLSQ from the exons ATGTCAGAAAAAATGTACTATTGGGGAGAGGAACGGGAGGTGGCGGACTCGGAGCAGACCTTCATCGAGTTCAAGGCGAAACCCTCGTCAGCAGGAGAGTCGTCACGGGCAATCCCGAAGATGGTGGTGTCGCCGCCGCAAGGGGAGATAACGGGCGCTGGTAGTCGGGGTGAGGACGTGGAACGCGGTGGCTGGGACAACAAGCTGGACTTCCTGTTCTCGTGCATCAGCGTCTCGGTGGGCCTCGGAAACGTCTGGAGGTTTCCTTACCTCTGCTACAAGAACGGAGGAG GTGCTTTCCTCGTCACTTATGGAATCGCGATGATCTTTTGTGGGATTCCGATATTCTTCCAGGAGGTTGCGATCGGTCAGTACCTCGGCGCCGGTGGAATGACCCTCGTCGGTCAGCTGTGCCCTTTGCTCCAAG GGGTCGGCTACGCGACCATGACGATCGTCTTCTTCCTCGACGTTTACTACTGCATCATCATCGCCTGGACCTTGTTCTACCTGATCGCAACCTTCGCCAATCTTCCCGGTCTGCCTTGGAGCGGTTGTG GTAACTGGTGGAACACGGAAAGCTGCTTCAGCGCCGAGGAGGCTATTCAGGATCTTGAGAAACACGCGAACGCGACAACGTCGACGTCGAGCAATCAGACCGTGCACCATACAACGCCAGTCGAGGAGTATTGGGA TCGACGCGTTCTTGGAATAACTGGAGGCATCGAGGAAATCGGTGGAATGCAGTGGGAACTCCTGGGGTGTCTAGTTTTAGGCTGGCTACTAGTATACGCGATAATACGACGCGGGCTTCATCAGAGCGGCAAGATCATCTGGTTCTCGGCCCTCTTTCCGTACGTAGTACTGTTCATTCTTCTCGGTCGTGCCGTGACCTTGGACGGTGCTGCGGATGGGCTTCTTTACTACGTAACACCGCGATGGGAGGAGCTACTGACTCCTGGACCCTGGATCGACGGTGCGACGCAGATATTCTTCGCTTACAGCATCGGGACTGGGGCTCTTCCGGCTCTCGGATCGTACAACAAGTTCCATCACAACTGTTACAA GGACGCTCTGATCACCTGCGTCGTCAACACTCTGACCTGTCTGCTGGCCGGTTGCGTCACCTTCTCCATCCTCGGCCACATTGCCATGGAACAGAACACCGAGGTATCCGAAGTCGTCAAGAGCGGACCTGGCCTCGTTTTCCTGACCTACCCCGAAGTTGTGCTCAAGCTGCCTGGAGCACCAATTTGGGCGATAATATTCTTCGTCATGCTTATA ATTCTTGGCATAGACAGCGAGTTCTGTATCGTGGAATCGTTCATCACCGGTGTCGTTGACAATTGGCCCGACACCCTTCGCCCTCATCGTAACAAGTTTACGGTCGCCATATGCTTGCTGATGTTCTGCATGGGGGTTCCCATGGTCACGCAC GGCGGAGTCTATATCTTTCAGTTGATGGACTTCTACTCGGCGAGCGGAATGTCGATCCTCTGGGTTTGCTTCTTTCAGACAATAGCGATATCGTGGATATTCGGTACTCGGAAGTTTTGTGACTGTGTTCATCAAATGATGGGTATTCGTCCCAATAGATTCTGGTACATATGCTGGCTGGTTTTTGCCCCTGTTGTTATGGCG TTTATATTCGTATTTCAATGCGTCCAATACAAGCCGTTGAAGTACGGCAGTACTTACGAATACCCATTGTGGGCTGAGGTGGTTGGATTCATTCTTAGTTTCTCGTCTATGATTTGGATACCAGCCTACGCCGTGTACTACGTCATTGCATCGCCAGGATCGTTCATGGAG aaTATCCTGAAGGGATTGAAGCCGAACATAAAATCCAGAGCTAAACTACCGAAGGGTGAAAAATCTGCGATCATTCCCATGTCCGAGAGTAGCGCCGGGctgatttcaaaaaacaaCAGCTTTCTCAGTCAGTAA
- the LOC124220746 gene encoding uncharacterized protein isoform X1 has protein sequence MVSSRYSPAGPWSTAFYGSGSSSKGFYTASYGPTGVTLVPRPVQTSKPIRRHRLSSILPMLPKQDSEYQATLVPWWQRVWSSYYPPPHQPPVFSAGFISWILSMIAAIGVLGFVTSPQTMQNIFSELLLAARDLPFIVRHGFTWSTNRVREAMSCDRGTAVEDSEISSVCDDCRSDLSADVTRGASSRRDVRPVSYGTNWTPRPTYSGYKESQRKYQEKTIRTSAVTVAGGTIRHDDEKLSPRQLRHRRGCHTVVPSNSSDKSSGC, from the exons ATGGTCTCCTCAAGGTACTCACCAGCTGGGCCCTGGTCAACGGCGTTCTATGGCTCTGGCTCATCTTCCAAAGGATTTTATACTGCTTCGTATGGTCCTACTGGAGTTACGTTAGTACCTCGTCCCGTCCAAACCTCAAAACCTATCAGACGGCACCGCCTTTCATCAATCCTCCCCATGCTTCCGAAACAGGACTCCGAGTATCAGGCCACCCTGGTTCCTTGGTGGCAGCGCGTTTGGTCCTCGTACTACCCACCACCCCATCAACCACCGGTATTTTCCGCCGGATTCATCAGCTGGATACTCTCGATGATTGCGGCCATCGGTGTGCTTGGATTTGTCACGTCTCCTCAGACGAtgcagaatattttttcagagcTGCTTCTCGCGGCTCGTGACCTGCCGTTCATCGTTAGACACGGTTTCACCTGGTCAACGAACAG GGTTAGAGAGGCGATGTCATGCGACAGAGGGACCGCCGTTGAGGACAGTGAAATCAGCTCTGTCTGCGACGATTGTCGATCGGATTTGTCGGCCGACGTTACTCGGGGGGCTTCGAGTCGCCGTGATGTTCGTCCCGTTTCTTACGGAACCAACTGGACTCCCAGACCCACGTATTCCGGGTACAAAGAGTCGCAGCGAAAGTACCAAGAGAAGACAATCCGCACATCTGCAGTAACGGTTGCCGGTGGTACGATCCGTCACGATGACGAGAAATTGTCGCCGAGACAACTGCGGCATCGACGAGGCTGTCACACAGTAGTTCCGAGCAATTCCAGCGACAAGTCAAGCGGGTGCTGA